Proteins found in one Aneurinibacillus uraniidurans genomic segment:
- a CDS encoding leucine-rich repeat domain-containing protein has protein sequence MKKIEQALLKFFGEKYESYMLNPLTVKNIDLEDTLYEEVTDIGVLSIFSELTYLNISGTGIGNITPLKKLKKLQILYADFCKITDIEPLAELYELRELDLSAPLDSITTIEPLRDLKNLEKLYIPDHQIQTLKPILNLNKLQILSVSRTDIPIDEIKEFKLLHPNCEVWY, from the coding sequence ATGAAGAAAATCGAACAAGCATTATTAAAATTCTTTGGTGAGAAATATGAGTCCTACATGTTAAATCCTCTTACTGTAAAAAATATTGACCTTGAAGATACTTTGTATGAAGAAGTAACAGATATAGGAGTGCTATCAATTTTTAGTGAATTGACGTATCTAAATATCTCTGGCACTGGTATAGGCAACATAACACCATTAAAGAAACTAAAAAAATTACAAATTTTATATGCTGACTTTTGTAAGATAACGGATATTGAACCTTTGGCAGAACTTTATGAACTTCGGGAGCTAGATCTCTCAGCCCCTCTTGATAGCATTACAACTATTGAGCCATTACGAGATTTAAAGAATCTTGAGAAGCTCTATATCCCCGACCACCAAATCCAAACGCTTAAACCGATTTTAAATTTGAATAAATTGCAGATACTAAGTGTTTCTAGAACGGACATTCCAATTGATGAGATAAAGGAATTTAAGTTATTGCATCCTAATTGCGAAGTATGGTACTAG
- a CDS encoding 1,4-dihydroxy-6-naphthoate synthase, translating into MKIAFSPCPNDTFVFHAWVHGLVPGAPELDVTYADIDITNRLATSSTGPDVLKISYAALPWVLSEYALLPCGGALGRGCGPLVLTKEDRHDPAALSGLRVAVPSDRSTAYLLFRLWAAQNVPGGVGEIVVMPFNEIMPAVRDGLIDAGLVIHEARFTYPEYGLNLLVDLGNWWEADTGLPIPLGAIIARRSMDLESLANWIRASVQYAWAHPKASLEYVMGHAQELSPEVARAHIDLYVNSFTGDLGEDGYAAVEALLGRAAKEGLVPAFDLGLLR; encoded by the coding sequence ATGAAAATTGCTTTTTCACCTTGTCCAAATGACACCTTTGTGTTTCACGCCTGGGTACACGGACTTGTGCCCGGTGCGCCAGAGCTTGACGTTACATACGCAGATATTGATATTACGAACCGTTTAGCTACCAGTTCTACCGGACCGGACGTGCTTAAAATTTCGTATGCGGCTCTTCCGTGGGTGCTGTCGGAGTACGCACTGCTTCCGTGCGGTGGAGCGCTTGGGCGGGGCTGTGGGCCGCTCGTGCTGACAAAAGAAGATCGCCATGATCCGGCGGCTCTCTCCGGGCTGCGGGTTGCTGTACCGAGTGATCGATCAACTGCCTATCTGCTTTTCCGATTGTGGGCTGCGCAAAATGTGCCTGGCGGTGTGGGCGAGATTGTCGTGATGCCGTTTAATGAAATTATGCCTGCTGTACGGGATGGTTTGATTGATGCTGGGCTGGTTATTCATGAAGCCCGTTTTACGTATCCTGAATATGGGCTGAATTTGCTTGTTGATTTGGGGAATTGGTGGGAGGCAGACACTGGTTTACCGATCCCGCTCGGTGCGATTATTGCTCGTCGTTCGATGGATCTGGAGTCACTTGCAAATTGGATTCGTGCTTCGGTGCAGTATGCATGGGCACATCCGAAGGCGTCTTTGGAGTATGTGATGGGGCATGCGCAGGAGTTGTCGCCTGAGGTGGCTCGGGCGCATATTGATTTGTATGTGAATTCGTTTACCGGAGATCTAGGGGAAGATGGGTATGCGGCTGTGGAGGCTTTGCTTGGGCGGGCTGCGAAGGAAGGGCTGGTTCCGGCGTTTGATTTGGGGTTGTTGCGCTAA
- a CDS encoding futalosine hydrolase: MNVDERTKSAQRILIMTSVAAERDAVLRGLHGNSLFDVRVGGVGPASAAASTATALATASYSLVINMGIAGGFVGQAEIGSLVVANEIIAADLGSQTPDGFISIDELGFGSARVPVDVGVVNQVAEALQAAGLSTTIGPVLTVSTTTGTAATAQELAARVPGAAAEGMEGYGVATAAQQHGVPVLEIRAISNPVGPRDRDAWRIKEALQTLEAASSVLMEVL, encoded by the coding sequence ATGAATGTAGATGAACGAACAAAATCCGCACAACGAATCCTGATTATGACCTCTGTCGCAGCAGAGAGAGATGCGGTATTGCGCGGACTTCATGGAAACAGCCTATTCGACGTCCGAGTCGGCGGCGTTGGCCCGGCATCGGCCGCAGCCAGCACAGCAACCGCACTCGCAACCGCATCCTACAGCTTAGTTATAAACATGGGCATCGCAGGTGGATTCGTCGGACAAGCTGAGATCGGATCGCTCGTTGTAGCGAATGAGATTATCGCTGCCGATCTGGGATCACAAACACCCGACGGCTTCATAAGCATTGATGAGCTAGGCTTCGGCTCAGCCCGTGTTCCGGTGGATGTCGGTGTGGTCAACCAAGTGGCGGAAGCGTTGCAGGCGGCGGGTCTGTCGACTACAATCGGTCCGGTGCTTACGGTATCAACTACAACCGGAACCGCAGCAACTGCTCAGGAGCTCGCCGCACGCGTGCCCGGTGCTGCCGCCGAAGGAATGGAAGGATACGGCGTCGCAACCGCAGCACAGCAGCACGGTGTACCTGTCTTAGAAATTCGCGCTATCTCAAATCCAGTCGGTCCACGTGACCGGGATGCATGGCGGATTAAAGAAGCCTTACAAACACTCGAAGCAGCTAGTTCAGTCTTAATGGAGGTTTTATAA
- a CDS encoding universal stress protein, with protein MFQKIVVAIDGSEMGEKALAAALTIGKEQKAEVNVLHIGKDVLVSSYAFVGAGYIAQQAYDEISEVVKKEGEALLGKAKVTAESQGVVAITHYVTGDPAHQIVTFAQENNVDLIVIGNRGLSGLKEVMLGSVSHKVSQLAECPVLIVK; from the coding sequence ATGTTTCAAAAAATTGTAGTAGCCATTGACGGATCTGAAATGGGCGAAAAAGCATTAGCAGCTGCACTCACAATTGGGAAAGAGCAAAAAGCAGAAGTAAACGTGCTGCACATCGGTAAAGATGTACTCGTATCCTCGTACGCGTTTGTAGGAGCGGGATATATTGCTCAGCAAGCATATGATGAAATCAGTGAAGTGGTCAAAAAAGAAGGAGAAGCCTTACTAGGCAAGGCAAAAGTGACAGCTGAGTCGCAGGGAGTGGTGGCAATCACTCATTACGTAACAGGCGATCCAGCGCATCAAATCGTGACGTTTGCGCAAGAAAATAACGTGGATTTGATCGTGATTGGGAACCGGGGCCTGAGCGGATTAAAAGAAGTAATGCTCGGTAGTGTTAGCCATAAGGTATCGCAACTAGCAGAATGTCCAGTACTGATTGTAAAATAG
- a CDS encoding acetate/propionate family kinase yields MPNKQLLDSGVIENIKQEDYEHALSTIAQNMQKYSIDVIAHRVVHGGEDFAKSIRIDENVKATIKKLTPFAPLHNPVNLAGIEWSEKLFPGIPQVAIFDTAFHQTMPPASFIYPIPYEYYENYKIRKYGFHGSSHRYVMERAEVLMELPKEKLRLISCHIGNGVSLTAIRYGVSYDTTMGFTPISGVSMGTRSGNIDPGIIPYLAEIEQTDISGVVGGILNKKSGLLGLSGKSNDIRDILQGVREGDERCKLAIDNFTKNIHSYIGQYLARLHGVDGIIFTAGIGENSAEIRERICSGFEYAGVVIDQDANYHAKGERFISTKFSPIKVMVIPTNEELIMARDAYQLVTETVSV; encoded by the coding sequence ATGCCGAATAAGCAATTACTTGATTCTGGTGTGATCGAAAATATTAAACAAGAAGACTATGAACACGCCTTATCTACCATTGCCCAAAACATGCAGAAGTATTCGATTGACGTGATTGCGCATCGCGTTGTACACGGTGGAGAAGACTTTGCGAAATCAATCCGGATTGACGAAAATGTAAAAGCTACCATAAAAAAACTAACCCCATTTGCTCCCCTGCACAATCCGGTGAATCTAGCAGGCATTGAATGGTCAGAAAAGCTGTTTCCTGGCATACCGCAGGTGGCGATTTTTGATACCGCCTTTCACCAGACGATGCCTCCTGCCTCGTTTATTTATCCGATCCCGTATGAATATTATGAGAACTATAAAATTCGTAAATACGGCTTCCATGGATCCAGCCACCGTTATGTAATGGAACGGGCGGAAGTGTTAATGGAACTGCCTAAAGAAAAGCTGCGCCTCATTAGCTGCCACATTGGAAACGGCGTCTCCTTGACTGCGATCCGATACGGGGTGTCCTATGACACTACGATGGGCTTCACACCAATTTCCGGGGTAAGCATGGGCACACGCAGCGGAAATATTGATCCAGGCATTATTCCGTACCTCGCTGAGATTGAACAGACCGATATATCCGGGGTAGTCGGTGGGATTTTGAATAAGAAGAGCGGATTGTTAGGACTCTCTGGCAAGTCCAATGACATTCGAGATATTCTCCAGGGGGTCAGAGAAGGAGACGAACGCTGCAAGCTGGCCATTGATAATTTCACCAAAAACATTCATTCGTATATTGGTCAGTATTTAGCCCGGTTGCACGGAGTGGATGGGATTATTTTCACCGCTGGGATTGGTGAGAACAGTGCGGAAATTCGCGAGCGCATTTGCAGCGGCTTTGAGTATGCCGGTGTTGTCATTGATCAGGACGCGAACTACCATGCTAAAGGGGAACGTTTTATTAGTACGAAGTTCTCTCCGATCAAAGTAATGGTCATTCCGACGAACGAAGAATTAATCATGGCCCGTGATGCTTATCAGCTTGTAACTGAGACGGTGAGCGTCTAA
- the leuD gene encoding 3-isopropylmalate dehydratase small subunit encodes MEPFKSVTSVVSPLDRVNVDTDAIIPKQFLKRIERTGFGQFLFYEWRFDEQENVNPDFELNKPRYSGSQILIARNNFGCGSSREHAPWALLDYGFKVVIAPSFADIFHNNCFKNGILPIVLPEETVDQLFKNTATEGYELTVDLEANTISDKNGLVIPFQVNEYRRHCLLNGLDDIGITLQQEDKIAAYEANYPSYYQTQA; translated from the coding sequence ATGGAACCATTTAAATCAGTCACAAGCGTGGTTTCTCCACTCGACCGCGTAAACGTAGATACAGATGCAATCATTCCAAAACAATTCTTAAAACGTATTGAACGCACTGGATTCGGCCAGTTCCTGTTTTATGAATGGCGTTTTGATGAGCAAGAAAATGTGAACCCGGATTTCGAGCTGAACAAGCCGCGCTATTCCGGATCGCAAATTTTGATCGCACGCAACAACTTCGGCTGCGGCTCCTCTCGTGAGCACGCACCGTGGGCACTGCTCGACTACGGCTTCAAAGTCGTCATCGCGCCGTCGTTTGCGGACATCTTCCACAACAACTGCTTCAAAAATGGCATCCTGCCAATCGTATTACCGGAAGAAACCGTAGACCAGCTGTTCAAAAACACGGCAACAGAAGGCTATGAACTGACTGTTGATCTGGAAGCGAACACGATTAGTGACAAAAACGGTCTCGTAATTCCGTTCCAGGTGAACGAATACCGTCGTCATTGCCTGCTGAACGGTCTTGACGATATCGGGATCACCCTTCAGCAAGAAGACAAAATCGCAGCGTACGAAGCGAACTATCCAAGCTACTATCAAACACAAGCATAA
- the leuC gene encoding 3-isopropylmalate dehydratase large subunit: MQPRTLFQKIWDNHVISAEENKPSLLYIDLQLVHEVTSPQAFEGLRLTGRKVRRPDRTFATIDHNVPTTDRSLPIADPISKQQIETLNQNCAEFGVTLFGLDSKEQGVVHVMGPELGLTHPGKTIVCGDSHTSTHGAFGALAFGIGTSEVEHVLATQCLQQQKPKTLEVHVDGPLPLGVTAKDLILAIIAKWGTDFATGYVIEYTGEAIRNLTMEERMTVCNMSIEAGARAGLIAPDETTFAYLEGRRYAPQGAEWDKALDAWKDLRTDEGAEYDRRVVIEAASIEPQVTWGTSPGMGTGVTGVVPAPEDFENINDRKATENAIAYMGIAPHTPITEIEIDRVFIGSCTNGRIEDLRAAAKIANGYKVASTVNAIVVPGSGMVKEQAEAEGLHHIFTAAGFEWREPGCSMCLAMNPDVLSPGERCASTSNRNFEGRQGRGGRTHLVSPEMAVAAAIAGRFVDVRNWEVKETEVNAHGTI, translated from the coding sequence ATGCAACCTCGCACTTTGTTTCAAAAAATCTGGGATAACCACGTTATCTCCGCAGAAGAAAATAAGCCAAGCTTGTTATATATTGATCTCCAGCTCGTACACGAAGTAACTTCACCGCAGGCGTTTGAAGGACTTCGCCTGACAGGTCGTAAAGTCCGTCGCCCGGACCGTACATTTGCAACGATTGACCATAACGTACCAACTACTGACCGCTCGCTGCCAATCGCTGATCCGATCTCCAAGCAGCAAATCGAGACACTCAACCAGAACTGTGCGGAATTCGGCGTTACGCTGTTCGGTCTCGACAGCAAAGAACAAGGTGTTGTTCACGTTATGGGACCTGAGCTCGGCTTGACTCATCCAGGTAAAACAATTGTATGCGGCGACAGCCATACATCAACACACGGCGCATTCGGCGCACTCGCATTCGGCATCGGTACAAGCGAAGTGGAACACGTACTCGCTACCCAATGTCTGCAGCAGCAAAAACCAAAAACACTCGAAGTTCACGTAGACGGTCCACTGCCGCTTGGCGTAACAGCAAAAGACCTTATTCTTGCGATCATCGCTAAATGGGGTACAGACTTTGCAACTGGCTATGTCATTGAATACACGGGCGAAGCGATTCGCAACCTGACAATGGAAGAACGTATGACTGTTTGTAACATGTCGATCGAAGCAGGCGCTCGCGCTGGCCTGATCGCACCGGATGAAACAACATTTGCCTACCTTGAAGGCCGCCGCTATGCACCACAAGGCGCTGAATGGGACAAAGCACTGGATGCATGGAAAGACCTTCGCACAGATGAAGGCGCTGAATACGACCGACGCGTTGTCATTGAAGCCGCTTCCATCGAGCCACAAGTAACATGGGGCACAAGCCCAGGCATGGGAACTGGCGTAACGGGTGTTGTTCCAGCTCCAGAAGATTTCGAGAATATCAATGACCGCAAAGCAACAGAAAATGCGATTGCATACATGGGTATCGCACCACACACTCCAATCACGGAAATTGAAATCGACCGTGTATTCATCGGCTCCTGTACGAATGGCCGCATCGAAGACTTGCGTGCCGCTGCTAAAATCGCGAATGGCTATAAAGTAGCATCAACCGTAAATGCAATCGTCGTACCAGGCTCCGGTATGGTAAAAGAACAAGCAGAAGCAGAAGGTCTGCACCACATCTTTACTGCCGCAGGTTTTGAATGGCGCGAACCAGGATGCAGCATGTGTCTGGCAATGAATCCAGACGTTCTCTCACCAGGCGAGCGCTGTGCTTCTACATCGAACCGCAACTTTGAAGGACGTCAAGGACGCGGCGGACGCACACACCTTGTTAGCCCTGAGATGGCTGTGGCTGCGGCAATCGCTGGACGTTTCGTTGATGTCCGCAACTGGGAAGTAAAAGAAACGGAGGTAAACGCACATGGAACCATTTAA
- a CDS encoding LysR family transcriptional regulator, with the protein MELRQLLYAVTIAEEKSFSKAAEKLHLAQPSLSQQIAKLEKELDVILFERSTSSVRLTDAGERFFTSALNILDGVEQLRKEMQDVAALTKGGLTLGSLPMTGAHILPLLLPEFAKRYPGIDVRLVEEATRSLEQLTARGTAEMSLLTLPVQDANLEWEELLDEEICLAVPPAHELAGRREVKMRELDEEPFIMLKKGQGFRQVVERWCMEAGFAPRIVFESSNIETVQSLVAAGMGIAFVPRLLAHKYPRNHTGPAYVRLTEPRPYRTLVLAFRRGRYRSRAAQAFLDTARDVLQAVRMEEV; encoded by the coding sequence GTGGAATTGCGTCAATTGTTGTATGCCGTTACGATTGCGGAGGAAAAAAGCTTTTCAAAGGCGGCTGAGAAGCTGCACTTAGCCCAGCCTTCCCTTAGCCAGCAGATTGCGAAACTGGAAAAGGAATTGGATGTCATATTGTTTGAGCGATCAACGAGTTCGGTTCGGTTAACGGATGCGGGGGAGCGTTTTTTTACTTCGGCGCTAAACATCTTAGATGGGGTGGAGCAGCTGCGCAAGGAAATGCAGGATGTAGCTGCCCTTACGAAAGGTGGGCTTACGCTTGGCAGTCTGCCGATGACCGGAGCGCATATTTTACCGCTTTTGCTGCCGGAGTTCGCAAAGCGGTATCCAGGGATTGATGTGCGCCTGGTCGAGGAGGCCACACGTTCGCTTGAACAGTTAACCGCACGCGGCACGGCAGAGATGAGTTTGCTGACGCTACCGGTACAGGATGCAAACCTGGAATGGGAAGAACTGCTCGATGAGGAGATTTGTCTCGCGGTTCCGCCTGCACACGAGTTGGCGGGTAGGCGAGAGGTGAAGATGCGGGAGCTTGATGAGGAGCCATTCATTATGTTGAAAAAAGGACAGGGCTTCCGGCAGGTCGTGGAGCGCTGGTGTATGGAAGCTGGATTTGCGCCCCGGATCGTGTTCGAGAGCAGTAACATTGAGACAGTGCAGTCGCTTGTGGCTGCCGGAATGGGGATCGCATTCGTGCCGCGTCTGCTTGCACACAAGTACCCACGCAATCATACTGGACCTGCGTATGTGCGGCTGACAGAGCCGCGCCCGTACCGCACGCTCGTACTGGCTTTTCGGCGCGGACGTTATCGTTCGCGGGCAGCGCAAGCATTTTTGGATACGGCACGGGATGTACTCCAAGCTGTGCGTATGGAAGAAGTTTAG
- a CDS encoding DMT family transporter, whose translation MNSSWIGAICLSLAASIWGGMYVVSKVVLTFVSPLTLVWLRYAIAFFILLALLRMKERSRPVLTGRDWLLFAWIGFIGYFVSISLQFVGTKLSNAHMGALLTSASPAFMILFARFVLGETVTVRKMIALLLSTAGVLVIVGQGETGGSFTGNATLLGAAVTWALMSVYVRKASTRHSSLAITTYSILFGWLFTTPFMVGEWLSGSRPDVSDPLVLAGILYLGIVSTAGAFFLWNKGLELVSAGYASLFFFFQPVVGALLGWLLLNEHLSLAFLAGGICIAAGILIAAREESSE comes from the coding sequence ATGAATTCATCATGGATCGGTGCGATTTGCCTATCACTCGCTGCAAGCATCTGGGGCGGAATGTATGTAGTAAGCAAAGTTGTCCTTACTTTTGTGTCACCCCTAACGCTTGTGTGGTTGCGATATGCCATTGCGTTTTTTATTCTACTGGCCTTGCTGCGCATGAAAGAACGCTCACGCCCTGTGTTAACCGGACGTGACTGGCTGCTATTTGCCTGGATTGGCTTTATCGGGTATTTCGTTTCCATTTCGCTGCAGTTTGTTGGCACGAAGCTGTCCAATGCTCACATGGGAGCGCTGCTGACATCTGCTTCGCCGGCTTTTATGATTTTATTTGCACGTTTCGTGCTTGGTGAAACGGTCACAGTACGCAAGATGATCGCGCTCCTGCTATCTACAGCAGGTGTACTCGTTATTGTTGGTCAGGGAGAGACGGGTGGAAGTTTCACAGGCAATGCGACTCTGCTTGGGGCAGCAGTCACATGGGCCCTTATGTCGGTATACGTCCGCAAAGCGTCTACCCGCCATTCTTCTCTTGCGATTACTACGTACAGCATTTTGTTCGGCTGGTTGTTTACCACGCCTTTCATGGTAGGAGAATGGTTATCGGGCAGTCGCCCGGACGTAAGTGATCCGCTTGTACTTGCAGGTATCTTGTATCTCGGTATCGTCTCCACAGCAGGTGCGTTCTTCTTATGGAACAAAGGCTTGGAACTGGTGAGCGCTGGATATGCATCTCTGTTTTTCTTCTTTCAGCCGGTTGTCGGTGCCTTACTCGGCTGGCTTCTGCTGAACGAACACCTCAGTCTAGCGTTTCTTGCAGGTGGAATTTGCATTGCCGCAGGCATCCTGATTGCCGCGCGGGAGGAAAGTAGCGAGTAA
- a CDS encoding RNA-guided endonuclease InsQ/TnpB family protein, which produces MLRGFKTEIYPTLEQADKINRTIGTCRFIYNLYLAKNKEQYEKDQTFITANDFSKLVNHEISVQEEYKWMKEVSSKAVKQAMVNGEKAFKKFFKGLAKYPCFKKKKDQDVKAYFPKNNKTDWTVERHRIKVPTLGWIRLKEKGYVPINAKVRSGTVSQKAGRYFVSVLIEIQGSYEQVELGDGIGIDVGVKDFVIASDGQVFGNINKTSAIKRTEKRLKRAQRALSRKYEQRKRGETSATYRGSNIHKGVLRVQTLQMRLATMRSAYRSYVVSMLVKTKPAFITLEKLNIKGMVRNRQIARAVSNQGFYDFKLKLLSACRKYGIEVREVDVFYPSSKMCSGCGHKKVKLSLSERTFTCENCGSSLDRDLNASLNLKQATEYTVLL; this is translated from the coding sequence ATGTTACGTGGGTTTAAGACAGAAATCTACCCTACACTAGAACAAGCGGACAAGATCAATCGAACCATCGGGACGTGTCGCTTCATCTACAATTTGTATCTTGCTAAGAACAAAGAGCAGTACGAGAAAGATCAGACATTCATTACAGCTAACGACTTCTCTAAACTGGTAAATCATGAAATATCCGTTCAGGAAGAATACAAGTGGATGAAAGAAGTGTCATCCAAAGCTGTTAAACAGGCAATGGTGAATGGGGAAAAAGCGTTCAAAAAGTTCTTTAAGGGACTAGCAAAGTATCCGTGCTTCAAGAAGAAAAAGGATCAGGATGTAAAGGCGTATTTCCCTAAGAACAACAAAACCGACTGGACAGTAGAACGGCATAGAATCAAAGTTCCTACACTCGGTTGGATACGTTTGAAAGAAAAAGGATATGTCCCTATCAACGCAAAGGTGAGAAGTGGCACTGTATCACAAAAAGCAGGCAGATACTTTGTCAGTGTACTGATTGAAATACAGGGGAGTTACGAGCAAGTAGAGCTGGGAGACGGAATCGGAATTGATGTTGGAGTAAAAGATTTTGTGATCGCAAGTGATGGGCAAGTATTCGGAAATATTAACAAAACTTCCGCAATCAAGCGCACGGAAAAGCGACTGAAACGAGCGCAGCGTGCGTTATCAAGAAAATATGAACAACGAAAGAGGGGTGAAACATCTGCCACTTATCGCGGAAGTAACATACACAAAGGTGTGTTGAGAGTTCAAACGTTGCAAATGAGACTGGCTACCATGCGTTCTGCTTATCGTTCCTATGTCGTGAGTATGTTGGTAAAAACCAAGCCAGCATTTATCACGTTAGAGAAATTGAATATAAAAGGAATGGTCAGGAATCGCCAGATAGCAAGAGCGGTTTCCAATCAAGGGTTCTACGATTTCAAGTTGAAACTTCTATCCGCATGTAGAAAGTATGGGATTGAAGTACGAGAAGTCGATGTGTTTTATCCATCGTCTAAGATGTGCAGTGGTTGTGGGCATAAGAAGGTAAAACTTTCTCTAAGTGAGCGTACCTTCACCTGTGAGAACTGCGGAAGCAGCTTAGATCGTGACCTGAATGCATCCTTGAATCTGAAACAGGCAACAGAGTATACCGTTTTACTTTAA
- a CDS encoding ribbon-helix-helix domain-containing protein → MAIANENARIIVTVPKELKEQLQEEEKKESRSLSNYIMMLLQNHTTLK, encoded by the coding sequence ATGGCAATAGCAAACGAAAATGCACGAATCATCGTTACGGTTCCAAAAGAATTGAAAGAACAATTACAAGAAGAAGAAAAAAAGGAAAGCAGGTCTTTATCCAACTACATCATGATGTTACTTCAAAACCATACCACCTTAAAATAA
- a CDS encoding AbrB/MazE/SpoVT family DNA-binding domain-containing protein, translating into MAMKATGVVRKVDELGRVVIPIELRRNLGIAEKDGLEIFVDDEKIILKRYAPACIFCDSAEEINHYRGRNICSKCLDNLKAME; encoded by the coding sequence ATGGCAATGAAAGCGACAGGTGTAGTACGCAAAGTAGATGAGCTTGGACGTGTGGTGATTCCGATTGAATTACGTCGTAATCTCGGGATTGCAGAAAAAGATGGTCTGGAAATTTTTGTAGATGACGAAAAGATCATTCTAAAGCGGTATGCACCGGCGTGCATTTTTTGCGACTCTGCAGAAGAGATTAACCATTACCGCGGGCGTAATATTTGCAGCAAATGCCTCGATAATTTAAAAGCAATGGAATAG
- a CDS encoding DUF1360 domain-containing protein: protein MFTLSWLHLIVLILAAFRLTHLLVFDEITAFIRRPFLTIHEETDENGQTTHFATPKGTGIRHFIGSLLRCFWCTGVWVSAGVVALYALVPAAFPLLLVFAIAGAAAILETRV, encoded by the coding sequence ATGTTCACATTATCATGGCTTCATCTCATTGTGCTCATCCTCGCGGCCTTCCGCCTGACTCACCTGCTTGTATTTGATGAAATCACCGCTTTCATCCGCCGCCCTTTTCTTACGATTCATGAAGAAACAGATGAAAATGGCCAAACGACACACTTCGCTACACCAAAGGGGACGGGCATCCGCCATTTTATCGGTTCCCTGCTGCGCTGCTTCTGGTGCACGGGTGTCTGGGTATCAGCCGGGGTCGTTGCCCTATATGCACTCGTACCTGCCGCCTTCCCTCTGCTGCTCGTATTCGCCATTGCTGGAGCCGCCGCTATTCTCGAAACTCGCGTGTAA
- a CDS encoding HD domain-containing phosphohydrolase, with protein MNNSATPTPEQLLHTIFGYAARIANEKSLHRLLTLMADMGKDMITADRCTIWLFDQEKQELWTTVAHGVREIRIPAESGLVGYAIQAGEALIIDDAYDSPHFNPSIDRQTGYRTKAMLIIPIKNSDDLVIGAYQAINKLNSQAVFTSTDLSYLTLAASYSGKSLEAAMLLKEIEDTQREILFRMGEIGESRSKETGQHVKRVAEYSRLLALRYGLPEQEAELIQMASPMHDIGKVAIPDSILHKPSKLTDEEYETMKSHTEIGYNLLNNSSRRLVRAAAIIAHEHHEKWDGTGYPRGLRGENIHIYGRITALADVFDALGSDRVYKKAWPIERICDLFREESGRHFDPTLVDVFLHHLDEFLVIRDRYQDTNLQ; from the coding sequence ATGAATAATTCAGCCACGCCTACCCCGGAGCAACTGCTGCATACGATTTTTGGGTATGCAGCACGCATTGCAAATGAAAAAAGTCTGCATCGCCTACTTACGCTGATGGCCGATATGGGCAAAGATATGATCACTGCCGACCGATGCACCATCTGGCTCTTCGACCAGGAGAAGCAGGAATTGTGGACAACGGTCGCACATGGCGTCCGTGAAATTCGTATTCCTGCTGAAAGCGGTCTGGTCGGTTATGCGATTCAGGCTGGAGAAGCTTTGATCATTGACGATGCATACGATAGCCCGCATTTCAACCCGAGTATTGACCGGCAGACCGGCTATCGCACGAAAGCAATGCTTATCATTCCGATCAAAAACAGTGACGATCTCGTCATCGGTGCCTATCAAGCTATCAATAAACTAAACAGCCAGGCTGTATTTACCTCTACTGATCTGTCATACCTTACACTAGCTGCTTCCTATAGCGGCAAATCACTCGAAGCAGCAATGCTGCTTAAAGAAATTGAAGACACACAGCGTGAAATCTTATTTCGCATGGGGGAAATTGGGGAATCCCGCTCCAAAGAAACAGGGCAGCATGTTAAGCGCGTGGCCGAATACTCCCGCCTACTCGCCCTGCGCTATGGACTCCCCGAGCAGGAGGCCGAACTAATTCAAATGGCGTCCCCTATGCACGACATCGGCAAAGTTGCCATTCCCGACTCGATCCTGCACAAGCCAAGCAAACTGACAGACGAAGAATATGAGACGATGAAATCCCACACCGAGATCGGATATAACCTGCTGAATAATTCAAGCCGCAGATTAGTGCGGGCTGCTGCGATCATTGCCCATGAGCATCATGAAAAATGGGACGGTACTGGCTACCCGAGAGGACTTCGTGGCGAGAACATTCACATCTATGGCCGTATTACGGCACTAGCTGACGTATTTGATGCACTTGGCAGTGACCGCGTGTACAAAAAAGCCTGGCCAATCGAACGCATTTGCGACTTGTTCCGCGAGGAGAGTGGTCGTCATTTTGATCCAACCCTTGTCGATGTGTTTCTCCATCATCTTGATGAATTTCTCGTCATTCGTGATCGCTATCAGGATACAAATCTGCAATAA